TCCATGACGATGCCGTCCACCTGGTGGAATTCGGGAAGGTGCGTCGCGTCCATGGCCTCCTTGCGGAACACGCGCCCGATGACAAACGCCTTGACGGGCGGCTCCTTGTGCGCGAGGAGATGCCGGACCGTCTCGACGGTCGTGTGCGTACGAAGGATGAGCCTCTCGGCCTCCTCCTTGCGCCAGGCGTACCCCCAGCCGGCGGAGCCGGTCGTGCCGCCCGTCTCGTGGACCGCCCGGACGTCGCGAAGCAACTTCGAATCGGGAAGCGCCGCGCGCGCGGGGCTTTCGAGGTAGAAGGTGTCCTGCATCTCGCGCGCGGGGTGATCCTGCGGCGTGAAGAGCACGTCCATGTCGTGGAACGTGGTCGACACGAAGGGTCCCTCGATCTCCGTGAAGCCCATCTCGAGGAAGATGCGGCGGATGTCGTCGACGATCCGGCGCAGCGGGTGGCGCTTGGCTCCGGCGGCCGCGGGCGCGTAGGCGTTCACGTCGTAGCGCCGCATGGGCGTCTGCTTCCAGGCGCCCGATTGCAGGACCTCGGGCGTGATCTGCGTGATCTCGTCGAGGAGCTCGATGCCGGCCGCGACGAGCGCGCGCCCGCGGGGCGTGAGCGAAACGGTGCGCTCGATCGTCTCGCGGCGCTTGAGGACCTTCTGACGTTGGCGCAGCCACTCGAGTCCCTTGCCAAAGCCGGCCTCCTGAAGCTCGGTCTCCTCCTTCTCGCCGGCAAGGAGCCCCTGGAGGAGCTCCTCGTCGGGCATGGCGCCGTGCGCCTCGCGGCCCGAGGTCGTAAGGACGACGAGCTTGCGTCCCTCGCGGTCCTCCACCTCGGCCAAGCCCTTGCGCTTGAGCCAG
The sequence above is drawn from the Candidatus Thermoplasmatota archaeon genome and encodes:
- a CDS encoding phenylalanine--tRNA ligase subunit alpha, producing MEPRDLELSTQEKKVLLALGQEDRIAPERIVTLAGYTQTVEVMNGVSWLRAKGLVDVAERLRVYYSLDKEGQKRAQDGLPERRVLTLLQNRGALTFDELSASGVVAANEVPIAVGWLKRKGLAEVEDREGRKLVVLTTSGREAHGAMPDEELLQGLLAGEKEETELQEAGFGKGLEWLRQRQKVLKRRETIERTVSLTPRGRALVAAGIELLDEITQITPEVLQSGAWKQTPMRRYDVNAYAPAAAGAKRHPLRRIVDDIRRIFLEMGFTEIEGPFVSTTFHDMDVLFTPQDHPAREMQDTFYLESPARAALPDSKLLRDVRAVHETGGTTGSAGWGYAWRKEEAERLILRTHTTVETVRHLLAHKEPPVKAFVIGRVFRKEAMDATHLPEFHQVDGIVMEEDASLSMLIGLLKEFYRKMGFPQARVRPAFFPYTEPSLEVEVNYHGRWIELGGAGIFRPEVTGPIGLRHPVLAWGLGLERLAMMSYGLKDIRELYVSDVDWLRNAPIAQPPAPDGPQ